A genome region from Balneolaceae bacterium includes the following:
- a CDS encoding outer membrane lipoprotein carrier protein LolA produces the protein MSFTLRSAAWAILLPAVLALFGMHPSIATAQGGDSNREAFEQLRERFENGEIFAAAFTHSYVDSFTGDSTSDSGRIWVGRQRYKVQTGNETVVVDGETSRVYDRNRNRVIISTYEPEDDDFAPSRILNGVDSTFTVETQERRGNREYILLTSGDPFAMYRQVEIWLTPDLIPLRIRAVDPADNVITTAFSDGAFARPDSALFRLDPPDGAEVIDMRN, from the coding sequence ATGTCTTTTACTTTGCGCAGCGCCGCATGGGCGATTCTTCTTCCGGCGGTCCTGGCACTCTTTGGGATGCATCCCTCGATTGCTACCGCCCAGGGAGGCGATTCCAACAGGGAGGCCTTCGAACAGCTCAGGGAACGTTTCGAGAACGGGGAGATCTTTGCGGCCGCCTTTACACACTCCTACGTGGATTCCTTTACGGGCGACTCCACATCCGACAGCGGGCGCATCTGGGTGGGCCGGCAGCGCTATAAGGTGCAGACCGGCAACGAAACCGTAGTGGTGGATGGGGAGACCTCCCGGGTCTACGACCGCAACCGCAACCGCGTAATCATCAGTACCTACGAGCCGGAAGACGACGATTTCGCCCCTTCGCGCATTCTGAATGGGGTGGACTCCACTTTTACGGTTGAAACTCAGGAACGGCGCGGCAACCGCGAGTACATCCTGCTCACTTCCGGTGACCCATTTGCCATGTACCGCCAGGTGGAGATCTGGCTCACCCCCGACCTGATTCCCCTGCGCATTCGCGCGGTCGACCCCGCGGATAACGTCATTACCACCGCCTTCAGCGACGGCGCCTTCGCCCGTCCCGACTCCGCCCTTTTTCGGCTGGATCCTCCTGACGGCGCAGAGGTTATCGACATGCGCAACTGA